Proteins found in one Microcella daejeonensis genomic segment:
- a CDS encoding Na(+)/H(+) antiporter subunit C, producing MTVSLVLVIVMSAMYACAVYLLLERSLTRVLLGFLLAGNATNLLILIMAGEAGIAPIFDETLSPEEYTDPLPQALILTAIVITFAVSSFLLALIYRSWRLANADDLSDDADDVALRAGTLAMPSEESSIETSSSDFPLEVEK from the coding sequence ATGACCGTCTCGCTCGTGCTCGTCATCGTCATGTCGGCGATGTACGCCTGCGCCGTCTACCTGCTGCTCGAGCGCAGTCTCACCCGGGTGCTGCTCGGGTTCCTGCTCGCCGGCAACGCCACCAACCTGCTCATCCTGATCATGGCGGGGGAGGCGGGCATCGCCCCGATCTTCGACGAGACGCTCTCCCCGGAGGAGTACACCGACCCGCTGCCGCAGGCGCTCATCCTCACCGCCATCGTCATCACCTTCGCGGTCTCGTCGTTCCTGCTCGCCCTGATCTACCGCTCCTGGCGGCTGGCGAACGCCGACGACCTCAGCGACGACGCCGATGACGTGGCGCTGCGCGCGGGAACCCTCGCGATGCCCTCGGAGGAGTCGTCGATCGAGACCTCGTCGAGCGACTTCCCGCTGGAGGTCGAGAAGTGA
- a CDS encoding Na+/H+ antiporter subunit A, translating into MLLVLLVFGAAAAGLVFLTPYVKRGVFLLGALVPLAGFVHALVVGPAVLGGSELVERLPWIPELGLTLDLRMDPLSWVLTLVVTGVGALVMLYCTRYFGRDSEGIGRFASTLTAFAGAMYGLILAEDVFLLFVFWELTSVLSYLLIGHYQGRKASRGAALQALITTTLGGLVMLVGLVLLSVEAGSSSLRVIVASAPSGALTTAAIVLILVGAISKSAIVPFHFWLPGAMAAPTPVSAYLHAAAMVKAGIYLVARLAPGFALTPSWRELLVGLGIATMLLGGWAALKQTDIKLLLAYGTVSQLGFLMIVTGWGTRDAALAATALLIAHALFKAALFLVVGIVDHGTGTRDLRKLSGLGRRAPVLAGITVLALASMAGLPPLFGFVAKEAVLHGLIVDAEAGDGLALAAVIGVVLGSVLTAAYSIRFFWGAFCRKPGVAEVEQAAEVVPTFLVAPAILAVASLALGPLAAIADRAIAPVAAAYPDQGTGYHLELWHGLTLELGLSVLALVLGAALFVAREPLARLQARVHSPVSASELYWDAVGAVDRLAVRVTGVTQRGSLPFYLGVILVVFVVVTTSALLLGDTWPDELRLWDHPAQAAIGLVMIIAAIAATRAQKRFTAVVVVGVTGFGMSAIFALMGAPDLAITQILVELVTLIAFVLVLRRLPAALGDKHGSTRKLVRALLGIAVGVVMGVIAIVASGARVALPISLEWPELAYVDGHGRNIVNVALVDIRAWDTMGELAVVIAAATGVASLLFIRGRADSGPRARRGAMRRRVEDRLVRVKEQAAPGELRNAWILAGPTLDPRNRSILLEVVVRLLFHALIVVSLYLLFAGHNLPGGGFAGGLVAGLALVARYLAGGRYELGAAAPIGAGTLLGTGLLLAVGTAVVPLLLGADALTSTYFEGEVWLLGEVEFVTSTIFDVGVYLVVVGLVLDVLRSLGAEVDRQGDPEFRVPEPVRDGSADEPPMPGEAPVEGVGIDSRGGPA; encoded by the coding sequence ATGCTCCTCGTCCTGCTGGTGTTCGGAGCGGCCGCCGCCGGTCTCGTATTCCTGACCCCGTATGTGAAGCGCGGGGTGTTCCTGCTCGGCGCGCTCGTGCCGCTCGCGGGCTTCGTGCACGCGCTCGTCGTCGGCCCCGCCGTGCTCGGCGGCTCGGAGCTCGTCGAGCGCCTGCCGTGGATCCCCGAGCTCGGCCTCACGCTCGACCTGCGCATGGACCCGCTGTCGTGGGTGCTCACGCTCGTCGTCACCGGGGTCGGCGCGCTCGTCATGCTGTACTGCACCCGCTACTTCGGTCGCGACAGCGAGGGCATCGGCCGCTTCGCGAGCACGCTCACCGCCTTCGCCGGGGCCATGTACGGCCTCATCCTCGCCGAGGACGTCTTCCTGCTCTTCGTGTTCTGGGAGCTCACGAGCGTTCTCTCGTACCTGCTCATCGGGCACTACCAGGGGCGCAAGGCCAGCCGCGGAGCCGCCCTGCAGGCCCTCATCACGACGACGCTCGGCGGGCTGGTCATGCTCGTCGGGCTCGTGCTGCTCTCCGTCGAGGCCGGCAGTTCGAGCCTCCGCGTGATCGTCGCGAGCGCGCCATCGGGAGCGCTCACGACCGCGGCGATCGTGCTCATCCTCGTCGGGGCGATCTCGAAGTCGGCGATCGTCCCGTTCCACTTCTGGCTGCCGGGCGCCATGGCCGCCCCGACGCCGGTGAGCGCCTACCTGCACGCCGCGGCCATGGTGAAGGCGGGCATCTACCTCGTCGCCCGCCTGGCGCCCGGCTTCGCCCTGACGCCCTCGTGGCGCGAGCTGCTCGTCGGGCTCGGCATCGCCACGATGCTCCTGGGCGGATGGGCGGCGCTCAAGCAGACCGACATCAAGCTGCTGCTCGCCTACGGCACGGTGAGCCAGCTCGGGTTCCTCATGATCGTCACGGGCTGGGGCACGCGCGATGCGGCCCTCGCCGCCACGGCGCTGCTGATCGCGCACGCGCTGTTCAAAGCCGCGCTGTTCCTCGTCGTCGGCATCGTCGACCACGGCACGGGCACGCGCGATCTGCGCAAGCTCAGCGGGCTCGGCCGGCGGGCGCCCGTGCTCGCGGGCATCACGGTGCTCGCGCTCGCGAGCATGGCGGGCCTGCCGCCGCTGTTCGGCTTCGTCGCCAAGGAGGCCGTGCTGCACGGGCTGATCGTCGACGCGGAGGCCGGCGACGGCCTCGCGCTCGCCGCGGTCATCGGCGTGGTGCTCGGCTCGGTGCTGACGGCGGCGTACAGCATCCGGTTCTTCTGGGGGGCCTTCTGCCGCAAGCCGGGCGTCGCCGAGGTCGAGCAGGCCGCCGAGGTCGTGCCCACCTTCCTCGTCGCCCCCGCGATCCTCGCCGTCGCGAGCCTCGCGCTCGGACCGCTCGCGGCGATCGCCGACCGCGCGATCGCCCCCGTCGCCGCGGCCTACCCCGACCAGGGCACGGGCTACCACCTCGAGCTCTGGCACGGGCTCACCCTCGAGCTCGGGCTCTCGGTGCTCGCGCTCGTGCTCGGCGCCGCCCTGTTCGTCGCGCGCGAGCCGCTCGCCCGTCTGCAGGCGCGAGTGCACAGCCCCGTGAGCGCCTCCGAGCTGTACTGGGACGCGGTCGGGGCGGTCGACCGCCTCGCGGTGCGGGTCACGGGCGTCACCCAGCGCGGATCCCTGCCCTTCTACCTCGGGGTCATCCTCGTCGTCTTCGTGGTCGTCACGACGAGCGCGCTGCTGCTCGGCGACACCTGGCCCGACGAGCTCCGCCTCTGGGACCACCCGGCGCAGGCGGCCATCGGTCTCGTGATGATCATCGCCGCGATCGCCGCGACCCGGGCGCAGAAGCGCTTCACCGCGGTCGTCGTCGTCGGCGTGACCGGCTTCGGCATGTCGGCGATCTTCGCGCTCATGGGTGCGCCCGATCTCGCGATCACGCAGATCCTCGTCGAGCTCGTCACGCTCATCGCCTTCGTGCTCGTGCTGCGGCGCCTGCCCGCCGCGCTCGGCGACAAGCACGGCAGCACGCGCAAGCTCGTCCGCGCTCTGCTCGGCATCGCGGTCGGCGTCGTCATGGGCGTCATCGCGATCGTCGCCTCGGGGGCCCGCGTCGCGCTGCCGATCTCGCTCGAGTGGCCCGAGCTCGCCTACGTCGACGGGCACGGCCGCAACATCGTCAACGTCGCCCTCGTCGACATCCGCGCCTGGGACACCATGGGCGAGCTCGCGGTCGTCATCGCCGCGGCCACGGGCGTCGCGAGCCTGCTCTTCATCCGCGGCCGCGCCGACAGCGGGCCCCGTGCCCGCCGCGGGGCGATGCGCCGTCGCGTGGAGGACCGCCTCGTGCGCGTCAAGGAGCAGGCCGCCCCCGGCGAGCTGCGCAACGCCTGGATCCTCGCCGGGCCCACCCTCGACCCGCGCAACCGCTCGATCCTGCTCGAGGTGGTCGTCCGCCTCCTCTTCCACGCCCTCATCGTCGTCTCGCTCTACCTGCTGTTCGCCGGCCACAACCTGCCGGGCGGCGGTTTCGCGGGCGGCCTCGTCGCGGGTCTCGCGCTCGTCGCCCGCTACCTCGCCGGCGGGCGCTACGAGCTCGGCGCCGCCGCCCCCATCGGCGCAGGAACGCTCCTCGGCACGGGGCTGCTGCTGGCCGTCGGCACCGCGGTCGTGCCGCTGCTGCTGGGCGCGGATGCCCTGACCTCCACCTATTTCGAGGGCGAGGTCTGGCTGCTGGGCGAGGTCGAGTTCGTCACCTCGACGATCTTCGACGTCGGCGTCTACCTCGTCGTCGTCGGTCTCGTGCTCGACGTGCTGCGGTCCCTGGGCGCCGAGGTCGACCGCCAGGGCGACCCCGAGTTCCGCGTGCCGGAGCCGGTGCGGGACGGCTCCGCCGACGAGCCCCCGATGCCGGGGGAGGCGCCCGTCGAGGGCGTCGGCATCGACAGCAGAGGAGGCCCCGCATGA
- the otsB gene encoding trehalose-phosphatase yields the protein MAVDPASENDPDLDPALAAAVDRLAAAPALLIALDFDGTLAPEVDDPAAARALPAAHAALLALHALPATTVALVSGRSLESLAAVGGMPDEVPLVGSHGLEVRLRPDDVRPAATPQDAERVRLLRLRLEPLVSAVPGAWIEQKPAGFAVHTRRVEGAEAAASLIDAVRAEAAAHDAGLTVRDGKNVVEFAARDATKGDGLRVLRAELGSPAVLFAGDDVTDEDALGVLVEGDLGIKVGAAPTVAAHRVADPRAMARVLERLRDARRESAATTR from the coding sequence ATGGCGGTCGACCCCGCCAGCGAGAACGACCCGGATCTCGACCCGGCGCTCGCGGCCGCCGTCGACCGGCTCGCCGCCGCTCCCGCCCTGCTCATCGCCCTCGACTTCGACGGCACCCTCGCCCCCGAGGTCGACGACCCCGCGGCGGCGCGCGCGCTCCCCGCCGCGCACGCGGCCCTGCTCGCCCTGCACGCCCTGCCCGCCACGACCGTCGCGCTCGTCAGCGGACGCTCGCTCGAGAGCCTCGCCGCGGTCGGCGGGATGCCCGATGAGGTGCCGCTCGTCGGCTCGCACGGGCTCGAGGTGCGCCTCCGCCCCGACGACGTTCGACCGGCCGCGACCCCGCAGGACGCCGAGCGCGTGCGGCTGCTGCGGCTCCGGCTCGAGCCGCTCGTGAGCGCGGTGCCCGGCGCCTGGATCGAGCAGAAGCCCGCCGGGTTCGCCGTGCACACCCGGCGCGTCGAGGGAGCGGAGGCTGCGGCATCCCTCATCGATGCGGTGCGGGCCGAGGCCGCGGCGCACGACGCGGGCCTCACGGTGCGCGACGGCAAGAACGTGGTCGAGTTCGCCGCTCGCGACGCGACGAAGGGCGACGGGCTGCGCGTGCTGCGCGCCGAGCTCGGGTCGCCCGCCGTGCTGTTCGCCGGCGACGACGTCACCGATGAGGATGCGCTGGGCGTTCTCGTCGAGGGCGATCTCGGCATCAAGGTCGGCGCCGCCCCCACCGTGGCCGCGCACCGGGTCGCCGACCCGCGCGCGATGGCACGGGTTCTCGAGCGTCTGCGGGATGCTCGGCGCGAGTCCGCCGCGACGACTCGGTAA
- the otsA gene encoding alpha,alpha-trehalose-phosphate synthase (UDP-forming) has protein sequence MPKNQEYDFIVVSNRLPVDRIIDVDGEPTWRRSPGGLVTALEPVMREADGAWVGWAGKADLELPPSTEDGIHIVPVALSALEVEHYYEGFSNDTLWPLYHDVISPPAFHREWWESYRAVNRRFAEASAAIAAPNATVWVQDYQLQLVPAMLRELRPDLTIGFFNHIPFPPYGIYSQLPWRRQIVEGLLGADVIGFQRVADAGNFSRAVRRLFGYATKSPEIRVPLEGGGHRTVVAKAFPISIDVESFEQMARRPEIIERARQIREDLGNPTTIMLGVDRLDYTKGIGHRLKAYGELLSSGSITVGDSILVQVASPSRERVEAYMQLRDEIELTVGRLNGDYATISHGAIAYLHHGYPREEMVALYLAADVMLVTALRDGMNLVAKEYVACRHDEDGVLVLSEFAGAADELKNALLVNPHDIEGLKESMMQAVVMPKRERGSRMRALRRRLRDNDVSHWSHTFLETLEGAARKAR, from the coding sequence ATGCCGAAGAACCAGGAATACGACTTCATCGTGGTCTCGAACCGCCTGCCGGTCGACCGCATCATCGACGTCGACGGCGAGCCGACCTGGCGCCGCTCGCCCGGCGGCCTCGTGACGGCGCTCGAGCCGGTGATGCGCGAGGCCGACGGCGCCTGGGTCGGCTGGGCGGGCAAGGCCGACCTCGAGCTGCCGCCGTCGACGGAGGACGGCATCCACATCGTGCCCGTGGCGCTGAGCGCGCTCGAGGTCGAGCACTACTACGAGGGCTTCAGCAACGACACCCTCTGGCCGCTCTACCACGACGTCATCTCGCCGCCCGCGTTCCACCGCGAGTGGTGGGAGAGCTACCGGGCCGTGAACCGCCGCTTCGCCGAGGCGAGCGCCGCGATCGCCGCGCCGAACGCGACCGTCTGGGTGCAGGACTACCAGCTGCAGCTCGTGCCGGCCATGCTGCGCGAGCTGCGTCCCGACCTCACGATCGGCTTCTTCAACCACATCCCCTTCCCGCCCTACGGCATCTACTCGCAGCTGCCGTGGCGCCGCCAGATCGTCGAGGGCCTGCTCGGCGCCGACGTCATCGGGTTCCAGCGGGTCGCCGACGCCGGCAACTTCTCGCGCGCCGTGCGCCGCCTGTTCGGCTACGCCACGAAGAGCCCCGAGATCCGCGTGCCGCTCGAGGGCGGCGGGCACCGCACGGTCGTCGCGAAGGCCTTCCCGATCTCGATCGACGTCGAGAGCTTCGAGCAGATGGCCCGGCGCCCCGAGATCATCGAGCGCGCCCGGCAGATCCGCGAGGATCTCGGCAACCCGACCACGATCATGCTCGGCGTCGACCGCCTCGATTACACGAAGGGCATCGGCCACCGGCTCAAGGCCTACGGCGAGCTGCTCAGCTCGGGCTCGATCACCGTCGGCGACTCCATCCTCGTGCAGGTGGCGAGCCCGAGCCGCGAGCGCGTCGAGGCCTACATGCAGCTGCGCGACGAGATCGAGCTCACCGTCGGCCGCCTCAACGGCGACTACGCGACCATCAGCCACGGCGCCATCGCCTACCTGCACCACGGCTACCCCCGCGAGGAGATGGTGGCGCTCTACCTCGCCGCCGACGTCATGCTCGTCACCGCGCTGCGCGACGGCATGAACCTCGTGGCGAAGGAGTACGTCGCCTGCCGCCACGACGAGGACGGCGTGCTCGTGCTGAGCGAGTTCGCCGGCGCCGCCGACGAGCTCAAGAACGCGCTGCTCGTCAACCCGCACGACATCGAGGGCCTCAAGGAGTCGATGATGCAGGCGGTCGTCATGCCGAAGCGCGAGCGCGGCAGCAGGATGCGCGCTCTGCGTCGCCGTCTGCGCGACAACGACGTGTCGCACTGGTCGCACACCTTCCTCGAGACCCTCGAGGGCGCGGCCCGGAAGGCCCGCTGA
- a CDS encoding sugar phosphate isomerase/epimerase family protein, translated as MARIGMGTTSVLPRRLEPAFRLARDAGFDGIEVMVTSDPATQSARTIGALSSRFGMPVLSIHAPVLFFSALAFGRDPRGKLDRAARLAAELGATTVVAHPPWRWQGRWAVRFEAAVAEIAERHQVVVAVENMFPVAAGGRAREAFAPHWNPAELAVDRRVLDVSHATMAGRSALELAEQWGERLHHVHLCDAAAPDAGGRLHDAHLVPGRGGQPVAALLRHLAASGFTGDVVAEINTRHCGRDDAARLAELRETVAFAHEHLRRGATRRTPPDAGPPRSGPPRSGPPR; from the coding sequence GTGGCGCGCATCGGCATGGGGACGACGAGCGTTCTGCCGCGCCGGCTGGAGCCCGCGTTCCGGCTCGCGAGGGATGCCGGCTTCGACGGCATCGAGGTGATGGTCACGAGCGATCCGGCCACCCAGAGCGCTCGCACGATCGGCGCGCTGTCATCGCGGTTCGGGATGCCCGTGCTGAGCATCCACGCCCCCGTGCTGTTCTTCAGCGCCCTCGCCTTCGGCCGCGACCCGCGCGGCAAGCTCGACCGCGCCGCCCGCCTCGCCGCCGAGCTCGGAGCGACCACCGTCGTCGCCCACCCCCCCTGGCGCTGGCAGGGCCGCTGGGCCGTGCGCTTCGAGGCCGCGGTCGCCGAGATCGCCGAACGGCACCAGGTCGTCGTCGCGGTCGAGAACATGTTCCCGGTGGCGGCCGGCGGCCGCGCGCGGGAGGCCTTCGCCCCGCACTGGAACCCGGCGGAGCTCGCCGTCGACCGGCGCGTGCTCGACGTCTCGCACGCGACGATGGCCGGCCGCTCCGCGCTCGAGCTGGCCGAGCAGTGGGGCGAGCGCCTGCACCACGTGCACCTCTGCGATGCGGCCGCGCCCGATGCGGGCGGGCGGCTGCACGACGCCCACCTCGTGCCCGGCCGCGGCGGTCAGCCCGTCGCGGCGCTGCTGCGCCACCTCGCGGCGAGCGGCTTCACGGGCGACGTCGTGGCCGAGATCAACACGCGGCACTGCGGCCGCGACGATGCCGCGCGGCTGGCCGAGCTGCGCGAGACGGTCGCGTTCGCGCACGAGCACCTGCGCCGAGGCGCGACGCGGAGGACGCCGCCCGACGCGGGCCCGCCCCGCTCAGGCCCGCCCCGCTCAGGCCCGCCCCGCTAA
- a CDS encoding YhgE/Pip family protein has protein sequence MTTASARSAAPESSPRRSGRGRWAVIVGAVLVPLTLVGLALAAIGDDGEAALDRIPAAVVNEDELLTTTGPDGEEQVVFAGRQLVTELTAPEAAGFDWRVTNAEEAAAALDAGEVYAVLTIPDDFSASVLTIGTPDEVQAQLAVETDDAHSYLAGSIVQSVGESLAAQFGEVVTEQYVDGLLGGLGELGTALGEASDGAAQIGDGVSELGTGLDALRTGAEQSTAGARDLADGLGDYTDGVSSLASGLGQLESGAAALDQLTGAVGGLADGSAQLSGGLQALAPAIAASGLPPEQQGAYQALVAAAQQLAGGAGQLNGQMGPAIDGVQTGIAQSAAGARQLSAGGPALVSGADALADGLGALGTGAGEAAAGSRELAAGAEELATGLADGAAQVPEEAGGTSVALDPVAVDTERSNAIDGVGQVIASTLVPIGLWVGALATFLALRPAGGAVVGSATGAGVVLRRTLGRASLIALAQAVLVSALVHALAGVEWMLLPATLALTGLIALAFTALHAALTLALGRGGLVVSLLLLGLQIIVTGGIIPVAALAEPFPALSAVLPLRAAVDGLQALFAGGEATRIVAMVGALLVLGLVSVLVARLAVGRAQRREAREAFAPALALAGRA, from the coding sequence ATGACCACCGCCTCCGCACGCTCCGCCGCCCCCGAGTCGAGCCCCCGCCGGTCGGGCCGTGGCCGCTGGGCCGTGATCGTCGGCGCGGTGCTCGTGCCGCTCACGCTCGTCGGGCTCGCGCTCGCCGCCATCGGCGACGACGGCGAGGCCGCGCTCGACCGCATCCCCGCGGCCGTCGTCAACGAGGACGAGCTGCTCACGACGACGGGGCCCGACGGCGAGGAGCAGGTCGTCTTCGCCGGCCGGCAGCTCGTCACCGAGCTCACCGCGCCCGAGGCCGCCGGCTTCGACTGGCGCGTGACGAACGCCGAGGAGGCCGCGGCCGCCCTCGACGCGGGCGAGGTCTACGCCGTGCTGACCATCCCCGACGACTTCTCGGCCTCGGTGCTGACGATCGGCACGCCCGACGAGGTGCAGGCGCAGCTCGCGGTCGAGACCGACGACGCCCACAGCTACCTCGCCGGCTCGATCGTGCAGAGCGTGGGCGAGAGCCTCGCCGCGCAGTTCGGCGAGGTCGTCACCGAGCAGTACGTCGACGGGCTGCTGGGCGGGCTCGGCGAGCTCGGCACCGCCCTCGGCGAGGCCTCGGACGGCGCCGCGCAGATCGGCGACGGCGTGAGCGAGCTCGGCACGGGCCTCGACGCGCTGCGCACGGGCGCCGAGCAGTCGACGGCCGGCGCCCGCGATCTCGCCGACGGCCTCGGCGACTACACCGACGGGGTCTCCTCCCTGGCGAGCGGCCTCGGGCAGCTCGAGAGCGGTGCCGCGGCGCTCGACCAGCTCACCGGCGCGGTCGGCGGTCTCGCCGACGGCAGCGCGCAGCTCTCCGGCGGGCTGCAGGCGCTCGCCCCCGCGATCGCCGCCTCGGGCCTGCCGCCCGAGCAGCAGGGCGCGTACCAGGCGCTCGTCGCCGCCGCTCAGCAGCTCGCCGGCGGTGCCGGGCAGCTGAACGGCCAGATGGGCCCGGCCATCGACGGCGTGCAGACCGGCATCGCGCAGAGCGCCGCCGGTGCGCGGCAGCTCTCCGCAGGCGGCCCGGCGCTCGTCTCCGGCGCGGACGCTCTCGCCGACGGCCTGGGCGCGCTCGGCACCGGAGCGGGCGAGGCCGCCGCCGGCTCGCGCGAGCTCGCGGCCGGCGCCGAGGAGCTCGCCACCGGACTCGCCGACGGTGCCGCGCAGGTGCCCGAGGAGGCGGGCGGCACCTCCGTCGCCCTCGACCCCGTCGCGGTCGACACCGAGCGCAGCAACGCGATCGACGGCGTCGGGCAGGTCATCGCCTCGACGCTCGTGCCGATCGGGCTCTGGGTCGGCGCGCTCGCGACGTTCCTGGCCCTGCGACCCGCGGGCGGGGCAGTGGTGGGCTCGGCGACGGGCGCCGGGGTGGTGCTGCGGCGCACGCTCGGTCGGGCATCCCTCATCGCCCTCGCGCAGGCGGTGCTCGTCAGCGCTCTCGTGCACGCTCTCGCGGGCGTCGAGTGGATGCTGCTGCCGGCGACCCTCGCCCTCACGGGCCTCATCGCGCTCGCGTTCACGGCGCTGCACGCGGCCCTCACCCTGGCGCTCGGCCGCGGCGGCCTCGTCGTCTCGCTGCTGCTGCTCGGCCTGCAGATCATCGTCACGGGCGGCATCATCCCGGTCGCGGCGCTCGCCGAGCCGTTCCCGGCGCTCAGCGCGGTGCTGCCGCTGCGGGCGGCCGTCGACGGGCTGCAGGCGCTCTTCGCCGGAGGCGAGGCGACGCGCATCGTTGCCATGGTCGGGGCTCTGCTCGTGCTGGGGCTCGTCTCGGTGCTCGTCGCGCGCCTGGCCGTGGGCCGCGCGCAGCGGCGGGAGGCCCGGGAGGCGTTCGCGCCCGCGCTCGCCTTAGCGGGGCGGGCCTGA